ATACAAAACCGCGTCCAGATAAACGCCCATCAAATTGAAAAAATCTTTTTTGTTTCGGCTGGCGACGGGATACATCGTTTTATCCGGGAAGGTCATCGCGTTGAGGAAGGTTTGCAGACTGCCCTTCATCAACTCCATAAACGGTTCCTTGACCGGGTATTTTTTCGAACCGCACAGCACGCTGTGCTCCAGAATATGCGCCACGCCGCGGTCGTTGGCGGGAGGGGTTCGAAAGGTGACGCTGAAGACTTTATTGTCGTCGTCGTTTTCCAGAGAAATCACCTGCGCTCCGGTCGCCTCGTGAACGAACAACAGCGCGTTCGAATGCAATTCCGTAATGAAATCCTTTTTTTCCAGCTTGAAACCCGAATAGGTTTGATTCAATTCAAAGTCCATAAATTTCCTTTATTGGTTTATCAGGCGCCAAAGCGCCGATGGCTATTGTTGTTTCAGCTAGCGTCGAGTTGCAATCCAATGGGGCAATGATCCGATCCCATGACCGACGCTTCTATGAACGAATCTCTGACCTGATCCGTTAAATCTTCGGTAACGAAAAAATAATCGATCCGCCAACCCACGTTCTTGGCGCGGACATTGGCTCGGTAACTCCACCAGGTGTAATGGTCCGGCTCATCGGGATGCAGATTGCGAAAGGTGTCCACGTAGCCTTTTGCAATGAACTTGTCCATCCAGGCCCGCTCTTCAGGCAAAAACCCCGAGTTCTTCGCGTTGGCTTTTGGATTGCGCAGGTCGATCGCGCAATGCGCCGTGTTCACGTCTCCGGTAATCACCAGCTTTTTACCCTCGCGACGCAGTTGCTCGCAATGCTCCAGAAAAGCGTCGTAAAATTCCATTTTATATTGCAGTCGTTCCGGGCCGCTCGTGCCGTTCGGAAAATACACGCCGAACAGATCGAACTCCTCAAATTCCAGACGAATGACACGACCCTCCACGTCAAAGCGTTCGATCCCGATGCCCAGATGAATCCCCTTGGGCTGGATTTTTGAGAATATTGCAACTCCACTATACCCTTTTCTCTGGGCCGGATTCCACACCATATGGTATCCCTTGATATCGTCGATACTGCGACCCAACTGGTCCGGGGTCGCCTTGATTTCCTGCAGGCAAACGACATCGGGCGAGGCTGTTTCCAGCCAATCCAGAAATCCTTTTTTCATGACTGCGCGGATTCCGTTTACGTTCCAACTGTATATTTTCATCATTCAAGCCAGGAGTGATAGGATAAAACTGCAAACGCAAAGGATATAGGAATTCATCCACAGGATCAAGCGACGACGGCAGGGAGAACAAGACCGGGCGCAGAGAAATCTTGTATAATGCAAAGGTCAACAAACCGATTCACTTTCCAATGAACGT
This window of the Candidatus Nitrohelix vancouverensis genome carries:
- the xth gene encoding exodeoxyribonuclease III — its product is MKIYSWNVNGIRAVMKKGFLDWLETASPDVVCLQEIKATPDQLGRSIDDIKGYHMVWNPAQRKGYSGVAIFSKIQPKGIHLGIGIERFDVEGRVIRLEFEEFDLFGVYFPNGTSGPERLQYKMEFYDAFLEHCEQLRREGKKLVITGDVNTAHCAIDLRNPKANAKNSGFLPEERAWMDKFIAKGYVDTFRNLHPDEPDHYTWWSYRANVRAKNVGWRIDYFFVTEDLTDQVRDSFIEASVMGSDHCPIGLQLDAS